One part of the Mesomycoplasma conjunctivae genome encodes these proteins:
- a CDS encoding UTP--glucose-1-phosphate uridylyltransferase → MKVKKCIIPAAGWGTRFLPLTKIVHKELVPVLAKPIIDYLIQEAFDAGIEEVYLILSPRKVEIMDYFRKYDALEEQLESQRKDELLKIVRTTNREAKIKVVYQNEQLGLGHAIAVARHKIKNEPFAVILGDDLIDSKTPCIADLIEVYKKTNSSVVGVTDIEISESNKYGIVIPKDQKQRNESIFEISGAIEKPNPEVAPSNKAIIGRYVFTPEIMNILANLKPGVNNEIQLADAFTNLLKNQSIYAFNIKDQRYDLGSVEGFIKANIDFALKDPSLKETITNFLKSKKL, encoded by the coding sequence ATGAAAGTAAAAAAATGTATTATTCCAGCGGCCGGCTGAGGAACAAGATTTCTACCGCTAACAAAAATTGTTCACAAAGAGTTAGTTCCTGTTTTAGCAAAGCCAATAATTGACTATTTAATTCAAGAAGCTTTTGATGCCGGAATTGAAGAAGTCTACCTAATTTTATCGCCAAGAAAAGTCGAAATTATGGATTATTTTCGCAAATATGACGCTCTTGAAGAACAACTAGAATCACAAAGAAAAGATGAATTATTGAAAATTGTTAGAACTACAAATAGAGAAGCTAAAATAAAAGTTGTTTATCAAAATGAACAATTAGGACTAGGACATGCAATTGCAGTTGCTAGACATAAAATAAAAAATGAACCTTTTGCAGTTATTCTCGGTGATGACTTAATAGATTCTAAAACTCCTTGCATTGCTGATTTAATAGAAGTTTATAAAAAAACTAATTCATCGGTTGTAGGAGTAACTGACATTGAAATTTCTGAATCAAATAAATATGGTATTGTAATACCAAAAGATCAAAAACAAAGAAATGAAAGCATTTTTGAAATTAGCGGAGCAATTGAAAAACCAAATCCTGAGGTAGCACCTTCAAACAAAGCTATTATTGGTCGTTATGTCTTCACACCTGAAATTATGAATATTTTAGCAAATTTAAAACCAGGAGTAAACAACGAAATTCAACTTGCAGATGCTTTTACAAATTTATTAAAAAATCAATCAATTTATGCATTTAATATCAAAGATCAAAGATATGATTTAGGAAGTGTTGAAGGTTTTATCAAGGCAAATATTGATTTTGCGCTCAAAGACCCTTCTTTAAAAGAAACAATTACAAATTTTCTTAAATCTAAAAAATTATAA
- a CDS encoding L-lactate dehydrogenase, whose translation MKSTKIILIGSGNVGNSFLYSAMNQGLASEYGIIDINPDFAEGQALDFEDASASLLRPYRVFKADYKDIADADFVVITAGRPQKPGETRLQLVEDNIRIIREIAYKVKDSGFKGFTIIASNPVDVVTRAYRDASGFEHNRVIGSGTILDTARLKVDLAKRAKVSPDSVQAFVMGEHGDSSFVAYSNIKIAGECICHFSALTGIHADNYEAELEYPVSRKAYEIISRKRATFYGIGAALASIVRNIIEDSKKIMIVGANLHGEFGFHDVNVGVPAVIGKNGIEKIVQISLNEKEQEKFRKSIKIIDDIYTTAIKNITE comes from the coding sequence ATGAAATCAACAAAAATTATTCTCATTGGATCTGGTAATGTTGGAAATTCATTCCTTTATTCAGCAATGAATCAAGGGTTAGCTAGTGAATATGGAATTATTGATATTAACCCAGATTTTGCAGAAGGGCAAGCTCTAGATTTTGAAGATGCTAGCGCTTCATTATTAAGACCTTATCGTGTTTTTAAAGCAGATTACAAAGATATTGCTGATGCAGATTTTGTTGTAATTACTGCTGGTAGACCACAAAAACCAGGTGAAACTCGCCTACAATTAGTTGAAGATAACATTCGTATTATTCGTGAAATTGCATACAAAGTTAAAGATTCAGGCTTTAAAGGTTTCACAATTATTGCTTCAAACCCAGTGGATGTTGTTACCCGTGCTTACCGTGATGCTTCAGGTTTTGAACACAATCGTGTTATTGGTTCAGGAACAATTCTAGATACAGCAAGACTTAAAGTTGACTTAGCTAAAAGAGCAAAAGTTTCCCCTGATTCAGTTCAAGCTTTTGTAATGGGAGAACATGGGGATTCATCATTTGTTGCCTACTCTAATATTAAAATTGCAGGTGAGTGCATTTGTCACTTTTCAGCTCTAACAGGTATTCATGCAGATAACTATGAAGCAGAACTAGAATATCCAGTTTCTAGAAAAGCCTACGAAATTATAAGTCGTAAAAGAGCAACTTTCTATGGTATCGGAGCAGCGCTTGCTTCAATAGTTAGAAATATAATTGAAGATTCTAAAAAAATTATGATTGTTGGTGCTAACCTTCACGGTGAATTTGGATTCCACGATGTCAATGTTGGTGTACCAGCGGTTATTGGGAAAAATGGAATTGAAAAAATTGTTCAAATTAGCCTTAATGAAAAAGAACAAGAAAAATTCAGAAAATCTATTAAAATCATTGATGATATTTATACAACAGCAATCAAAAATATTACTGAGTAA
- a CDS encoding hexose phosphate transporter has protein sequence MQKSNFILNFATKHTKEKKLTFTSGLILLVLLLFAYLLFVINWGFPSAGLGGKAGGQGINGYYFPTSDAAPPTIVNQAVNWGITIGRAIGSILVGWLIVKVSHKYAVIISLVLMLFGIIAPYSPSYAGFIILRTIFAIGGTMQIVFIQPIISNYMNSRQKAVVSQFAPFVYPIGTIITLIPFVTSDSKVISGIQSHWQTILLIISLLTLIPLIGYMILGTKFDLYPSAIEREKANPNKEQLSIMRFLKQKDTWYWTILYGSWLMAVVLPFALSKGLFHRLVPELVVSPGIFDQKINSFLIIFLCGMFVGPFIVGLVSKYQIKRRGFIASVISLGVTFYVLGAITFVYGASYEGPNTYGGYSILFLIFGLLMGTCLWGIQGVILNLPHEYKGSNPKKVGYQFGLIWGLGYTAFTIGNIVVSLINTPPGIDIRADANLSYNWAAAALATLVIFSLAASVGITLLKEPNPDYISFFKLRKSNLKKIIKK, from the coding sequence ATGCAGAAATCAAACTTTATATTAAATTTTGCTACCAAACATACTAAAGAAAAAAAGTTAACATTTACTAGTGGATTAATATTGCTAGTTTTGTTACTTTTTGCATATTTACTATTTGTTATAAATTGAGGTTTTCCTTCAGCAGGATTAGGTGGAAAAGCAGGTGGACAGGGTATTAATGGTTACTACTTTCCAACCAGTGATGCTGCACCACCAACCATAGTAAATCAAGCAGTTAATTGAGGTATAACTATAGGTAGAGCTATTGGTTCTATTTTAGTTGGTTGACTTATCGTCAAAGTTTCACATAAGTATGCTGTTATTATTTCACTAGTTTTAATGCTTTTTGGAATAATAGCACCTTATTCACCATCTTATGCTGGATTCATTATTCTTAGAACTATTTTTGCGATTGGTGGAACTATGCAAATAGTTTTTATTCAACCAATTATTTCTAATTATATGAATTCTCGTCAAAAGGCTGTTGTCTCACAATTTGCACCTTTTGTATATCCGATTGGTACTATTATAACTTTGATTCCTTTTGTTACTTCAGATTCTAAAGTTATTTCTGGGATTCAATCTCATTGACAAACTATTCTATTAATTATTAGCCTATTAACTTTAATTCCGTTAATTGGCTACATGATTTTAGGAACAAAATTTGATCTTTATCCTTCAGCAATTGAGCGTGAAAAAGCAAATCCTAACAAAGAACAATTGTCAATCATGAGATTTCTTAAACAAAAGGATACTTGATATTGAACTATTTTATATGGATCTTGATTAATGGCGGTTGTGCTTCCTTTTGCACTATCTAAAGGATTATTCCATCGCTTAGTTCCAGAATTAGTTGTATCTCCAGGGATTTTTGACCAAAAAATTAACTCATTTTTAATTATTTTTCTTTGTGGAATGTTTGTTGGTCCATTTATTGTGGGTCTAGTTTCTAAATATCAAATTAAACGTCGTGGTTTTATAGCATCTGTTATTTCGTTAGGAGTTACCTTCTATGTTTTAGGAGCAATAACTTTTGTATATGGAGCTTCATATGAAGGACCAAATACTTATGGTGGATATTCTATATTATTTTTAATTTTTGGGCTTTTAATGGGAACTTGTTTATGAGGAATTCAAGGAGTTATTCTTAATTTACCTCATGAATATAAAGGTTCTAATCCAAAAAAAGTTGGTTACCAATTTGGTCTTATTTGAGGTCTTGGATATACCGCTTTTACTATTGGGAATATCGTTGTTTCATTAATAAACACTCCCCCAGGAATAGACATTAGAGCAGATGCTAATTTGAGTTATAATTGAGCAGCGGCAGCACTTGCAACTCTAGTTATTTTCTCACTTGCGGCTTCTGTTGGTATTACCTTGCTAAAAGAACCAAACCCAGATTATATTAGTTTTTTCAAACTAAGAAAATCAAACCTTAAAAAAATTATTAAAAAATAA
- a CDS encoding cryptochrome/photolyase family protein: protein MNIFLFHRDIRVEDNLGLLNLVEETNGENIFLFFIYNKKQLYEKNEYFSQKAFDFLNNALINLSKKVNINLFYAENEIEVFEEILQANKIERIYINKDWSDFALARDKDLKQFCQKNNIIFKEFNDYLLFRPGDILNNSNSFYKVFTPFYNNCVSKLVENLPTVKKTLHFYTQIYKNSKSCSFLQEFKYFQTFFPNSIDQILEILKNNIHDYAKNRNNLAIDSNKISPAIRFGIISIRQLLLYVYQETKNINHELIRQLIWREFYYHFNFLASQTNWNFGNPWNRKFYFLEYNQADEKLKLWKEGKTGFPLIDAAIQELLQTGFMHNRARMVVASFLTKNLFIDWHEGEKFFAQHLIDYDPIINHHSWQWVAGCGVDAQLFTRIFNPILQQKKFDSNNYYISKFLPTNYQTKPIVDLHETSNKIKKVFQDNHID, encoded by the coding sequence ATGAATATTTTTTTGTTTCATCGTGATATTAGAGTTGAAGATAATCTAGGATTGCTAAATCTTGTTGAAGAGACCAATGGTGAAAACATTTTCTTGTTTTTTATATATAATAAAAAGCAATTGTATGAGAAAAATGAATATTTTTCACAAAAAGCATTTGATTTTTTGAATAATGCCTTAATTAATCTTTCCAAAAAAGTCAATATTAACTTATTTTATGCAGAAAATGAAATTGAAGTTTTTGAGGAAATCTTGCAAGCCAACAAAATTGAAAGAATTTATATTAATAAAGATTGAAGTGACTTTGCGCTTGCAAGAGATAAGGATTTAAAGCAATTTTGTCAAAAAAATAATATTATATTTAAAGAATTTAATGACTACTTACTATTTAGGCCGGGTGATATTCTAAACAATTCTAATTCCTTTTATAAAGTCTTTACACCCTTTTATAATAATTGTGTTTCTAAGTTAGTAGAAAACTTGCCCACTGTCAAAAAAACTCTTCATTTTTATACACAAATTTACAAAAATAGTAAAAGTTGTTCTTTTCTGCAAGAGTTTAAATATTTTCAAACATTCTTTCCAAATAGCATTGATCAAATATTAGAAATATTAAAAAATAATATTCATGATTATGCAAAAAATAGAAATAATTTAGCAATTGATTCAAATAAAATTTCACCGGCTATTAGATTTGGAATTATTTCAATTCGCCAATTACTTTTATATGTTTATCAAGAAACTAAAAATATTAATCATGAGCTTATTCGCCAATTAATTTGAAGAGAATTTTATTATCATTTCAATTTTCTAGCTAGTCAAACAAACTGAAATTTTGGTAATCCTTGAAATCGAAAATTTTACTTTTTAGAATATAACCAAGCTGATGAAAAACTTAAATTATGAAAAGAAGGTAAAACTGGATTTCCGCTTATTGATGCAGCAATTCAAGAACTACTCCAAACAGGTTTTATGCACAATAGAGCTAGAATGGTGGTAGCATCATTTTTAACTAAAAATTTATTTATTGATTGGCATGAAGGTGAAAAATTTTTTGCTCAGCATTTAATTGATTATGATCCTATAATAAATCATCATAGTTGACAATGAGTTGCGGGATGTGGGGTTGATGCACAACTTTTTACTCGAATTTTTAATCCAATTTTGCAACAAAAAAAATTTGATAGTAACAATTATTATATAAGCAAGTTTTTACCTACTAATTATCAAACAAAACCGATAGTAGATTTACATGAAACATCAAATAAAATTAAGAAAGTATTTCAAGATAATCATATTGATTAG
- a CDS encoding nucleotidyltransferase → MAIAIIAEYNPFHNGHIYQINYVKKHFPNDKIYVILSGNFVQRGEPAVASFEQRKQIALAYGVDEVIRLPFKYATQAAHIFAKGAIEIIAKHNIDKLIFGSESNNIENLYFLANIIKNNLEEYNYNIKKNLKQGLSFPNSAAKSLSDLTGQAITLPNDILGFEYIKQIVFNNYNIQAFSIKRTVNFHSLEANNNFASATLLRQMIYKNIDISQFSPMKIETKPLQIQDLYAQFQKVVINTPVDKLKQIHLVSEGMENLFKKHIDAPTFEEFINRTNSKRYTTSRIKRVMLYVLLEIYNIDDVKEETIQLTH, encoded by the coding sequence ATGGCAATAGCAATAATTGCAGAATACAACCCTTTTCATAACGGACATATTTACCAAATTAACTATGTAAAAAAACATTTTCCCAATGATAAAATATATGTTATTCTCTCAGGTAATTTTGTACAAAGAGGCGAACCTGCTGTTGCTTCTTTTGAGCAAAGAAAACAAATAGCATTGGCTTATGGAGTTGATGAAGTAATTAGACTACCATTTAAATATGCAACTCAAGCAGCTCATATTTTTGCCAAAGGAGCAATTGAAATAATTGCAAAACATAATATTGACAAACTAATTTTTGGTTCAGAATCTAATAATATTGAAAATTTATATTTTTTAGCAAACATTATAAAAAATAACCTAGAAGAATACAACTACAATATTAAAAAAAATTTAAAGCAAGGTTTATCTTTTCCCAACTCAGCTGCAAAATCATTAAGTGATTTGACTGGCCAAGCCATCACTTTACCAAATGATATTTTGGGTTTTGAATATATAAAACAAATTGTATTTAACAATTATAACATACAAGCTTTTAGTATAAAAAGAACGGTTAATTTTCATAGTTTAGAAGCCAATAATAACTTTGCCTCAGCAACCTTACTAAGGCAAATGATCTATAAAAATATAGACATTTCTCAATTTTCACCTATGAAAATTGAAACAAAACCTCTTCAAATTCAAGATTTATATGCTCAATTTCAAAAGGTTGTAATTAACACACCTGTTGATAAATTAAAACAAATCCATTTAGTAAGCGAAGGTATGGAAAACTTATTTAAAAAGCATATTGATGCTCCAACTTTTGAAGAATTTATAAATCGAACTAATTCCAAACGTTATACCACTAGTAGAATTAAAAGAGTAATGCTGTATGTTTTACTAGAAATTTATAATATTGATGATGTAAAAGAAGAAACTATTCAATTGACACATTAG
- a CDS encoding DUF4231 domain-containing protein, whose translation MTKEELKLKIESEVSILARKAQISRAIFLIFSIALILMSTFNGLLSAYAITKNPNVEAVKLFVGIAIINALVTFVTSLSTTFLFENIYKKNTSKIEYYEERKKQLLSDEIIDIDKIAIEITNVSIE comes from the coding sequence ATGACTAAAGAAGAACTCAAACTTAAAATAGAATCAGAGGTTAGTATACTAGCTCGTAAGGCACAAATTTCGAGAGCTATTTTCTTAATATTTAGTATAGCTTTAATTTTGATGTCAACATTTAATGGTCTTTTATCTGCTTATGCAATTACCAAAAATCCCAATGTAGAAGCTGTTAAGTTGTTTGTAGGTATTGCTATAATCAATGCACTTGTTACTTTTGTTACCAGTTTATCAACAACATTTCTATTTGAAAATATATATAAGAAAAATACTTCTAAAATTGAATATTATGAAGAAAGAAAAAAGCAATTACTAAGTGATGAAATAATTGATATTGACAAAATAGCTATTGAAATTACTAATGTGTCAATTGAATAG
- a CDS encoding DUF4231 domain-containing protein produces the protein MIIKHTRLDTDAYVFAKFLFKKTLIKAKSFQILFWSLTVFSIFFAFFTTLMGVFKLASSKLSEFESFSRLFIQIDASGKEIDQWPIFVLWINLSISLMNGLFALFFVKNRWLRNQEINNFLRVELILYKNKVGKYKYQEHRQIELYNIIFSQLGALKALEYKHIFKKKVTNND, from the coding sequence ATGATTATAAAACATACAAGATTAGATACAGATGCCTATGTTTTTGCTAAGTTTTTATTTAAAAAAACTTTAATAAAAGCAAAAAGTTTTCAAATACTTTTTTGATCTTTGACAGTATTTAGTATTTTCTTTGCCTTTTTTACTACTTTAATGGGGGTTTTTAAATTAGCCTCATCAAAATTATCTGAATTTGAATCATTTAGTAGATTATTTATACAAATTGATGCAAGTGGCAAAGAAATAGATCAGTGACCTATTTTTGTTTTGTGAATTAATTTATCAATTAGCTTGATGAATGGGTTGTTTGCTTTGTTTTTTGTTAAAAATCGTTGATTAAGAAATCAAGAAATTAATAATTTTTTGCGCGTTGAATTAATTTTATATAAAAATAAAGTGGGCAAATATAAATATCAAGAACATAGACAAATTGAACTATATAACATAATTTTTTCTCAATTAGGCGCTTTAAAAGCGCTTGAATATAAACACATTTTTAAGAAAAAGGTAACAAACAATGACTAA
- a CDS encoding YwaF family protein yields the protein MSYFYWRGNFLTYSQSKFVFYIFLALGILLLILIYLFREDLKIWYSKQLSDKNNKSTFKNIKTWFIIIGLFLWIFSYISRVIILEIDDYPFKWEFLPFHLCRLAILATGLILIFDKTHFSKYFVVPSTLGALLALAIPDLEGGAHDDIIYNGLNPNAVNNSKKYGINWGYDSHLFWEFLITHFLSLVLPFFLQIIQPKEEKITIKVLWKSIYLTFSVALFLFFFSWIIYAIVEKHGSPAQQISWNANWFYMGHKGISTLGELTKWPYNIISLTIIFFVLFWLVFVIKIYFEIYSFNLSYQNRKIRFFYIKRLKKTVFKENVIKSKH from the coding sequence ATGTCTTATTTTTATTGAAGAGGAAATTTTTTAACTTATTCTCAATCCAAATTTGTTTTTTATATTTTTTTAGCTTTGGGTATTTTGTTACTAATTCTAATTTATTTATTTCGAGAGGATCTAAAAATTTGATATTCAAAACAACTTAGTGATAAAAATAATAAATCTACTTTCAAAAATATTAAAACCTGATTTATCATAATTGGTTTATTTTTATGGATATTTTCATATATTAGCCGAGTAATTATTTTAGAAATAGATGATTATCCTTTTAAATGAGAATTTCTTCCTTTTCATTTATGTAGGCTGGCTATTTTGGCTACAGGTTTAATTTTAATTTTTGATAAAACACATTTTAGTAAATATTTTGTTGTTCCTTCCACTCTTGGTGCTTTATTAGCACTTGCTATTCCCGATTTAGAAGGTGGAGCCCATGATGATATTATTTATAATGGATTAAATCCAAATGCAGTTAATAATTCCAAAAAATATGGGATCAATTGAGGCTATGATTCACACTTATTTTGAGAATTTTTAATCACCCATTTTTTATCTTTAGTTTTACCATTTTTTTTACAAATTATCCAACCTAAGGAAGAAAAAATAACTATCAAAGTTCTATGAAAATCTATATATTTAACATTTTCAGTAGCTTTGTTTCTTTTCTTTTTCTCATGAATTATTTATGCAATTGTAGAAAAACATGGAAGTCCAGCACAACAAATATCTTGAAATGCAAATTGATTCTACATGGGGCACAAAGGTATCTCTACTCTTGGAGAATTAACCAAGTGGCCTTATAATATTATTAGTTTAACTATTATATTTTTTGTTCTCTTTTGACTAGTTTTTGTAATTAAAATTTACTTTGAAATATATTCTTTTAATCTTTCTTATCAAAATAGAAAAATTAGATTTTTCTATATAAAAAGACTTAAAAAAACAGTTTTTAAAGAGAATGTTATTAAATCTAAGCACTAA
- the dnaJ gene encoding molecular chaperone DnaJ: MTKKDYYEVLGISRSADTSEIKKAYRTLANKWHPDKHSQKTEAEKKEAEEKFKEVLEAYEVLSDENKKSQYDTYGHAAFEQGGMGGAQGFSGFSGFGDIFSDLFEGFGFGGRSSRNSNQAQRGQDLIRSINISFEDSILGTKTKINLDKYNNCSHCNGSGANSSQDIHVCPTCNGKGQVIELTRVPGFGQIQNTTTCRKCAGSGKIISKKCKQCLGSTYTKINETITINIPAGIRDGMQIRMSGYGGPGKNRGSNGDLLLEINVLSHKHYTRAGSDIHINLPVSIVDIINENYVDVPAPIGMQQIRLRQHYKSGDVITVKNAGAPIKPNSSSKGDLKVHLVFYIPDFSTKQKQKLNEVFDELKDKTKDKWLKDFY; the protein is encoded by the coding sequence ATGACAAAAAAAGATTACTATGAAGTTTTAGGTATAAGCAGATCAGCAGATACATCAGAAATCAAAAAAGCATATAGAACTTTAGCAAATAAATGACATCCAGACAAACATAGTCAAAAAACTGAAGCAGAAAAAAAAGAAGCTGAGGAAAAATTTAAAGAAGTTCTTGAAGCTTATGAAGTTTTATCCGATGAAAATAAAAAAAGTCAATACGACACCTACGGGCATGCAGCATTTGAACAAGGTGGTATGGGCGGAGCACAAGGATTTAGTGGCTTTAGCGGCTTTGGTGATATTTTTTCTGACTTGTTTGAAGGTTTTGGTTTTGGGGGTAGATCATCAAGAAATTCTAACCAAGCTCAAAGAGGACAAGATTTAATTAGAAGTATTAATATTAGTTTTGAAGACTCAATTTTAGGAACAAAAACTAAAATTAATTTAGATAAATATAACAACTGTTCGCACTGTAATGGCTCAGGAGCCAATAGTTCCCAAGATATTCATGTTTGTCCTACATGTAATGGAAAAGGACAAGTTATTGAATTAACAAGAGTGCCTGGTTTTGGTCAAATTCAAAATACAACTACCTGTAGAAAATGTGCTGGTTCTGGCAAGATAATTTCAAAAAAATGTAAACAATGTTTAGGATCAACCTATACAAAAATCAACGAAACAATTACCATAAATATTCCAGCTGGAATTCGCGATGGTATGCAAATTCGCATGTCAGGTTACGGAGGGCCAGGGAAAAACCGTGGTTCAAATGGTGATTTATTGTTAGAAATTAATGTTCTTTCACACAAACATTACACAAGAGCTGGTAGTGATATTCACATTAATTTGCCAGTATCAATTGTAGATATTATTAATGAAAATTATGTTGATGTTCCTGCACCAATAGGTATGCAACAAATAAGACTTCGTCAACATTATAAATCTGGTGATGTAATAACAGTTAAAAATGCAGGTGCTCCCATCAAACCAAATTCTAGTTCAAAAGGTGATCTTAAGGTTCATTTAGTATTTTATATTCCTGATTTTTCAACTAAACAAAAACAGAAATTAAATGAAGTTTTTGATGAGTTAAAGGACAAAACTAAAGATAAATGATTGAAGGATTTCTATTAA
- a CDS encoding GIY-YIG nuclease family protein, with the protein MTRFKQLVSKINLPKQAGVYRFYDDQKRLLYVGKSKNIYERIHQYATGSINSYKTGKLLQETVDIQYTIVANETEALVLEKRLISLYQPKYNIELKDDKGYPYIQIRKDNKLISIDIVYKIKRGHKYFSYGPFLKRSAAFEIKKLLESELLYEKGAKITFENQEQVDDAFNLSKDILQKRKWINYYEQKMNFAIENMQYEIAQKYFESITVLKQMAHQYQNVDLNSDENLDFMYFDSVGKNNLVITFLFYRNGYMLSHRTFFVDILFSLENTITSFVNNYYKNNFLPQYVFVTEESSRFFENHLDFHIPIKIARSKSHLQILENAKINNNDFIKKDLRIKLEQENNLNNILKQMRYELNLEKNDIILLIDNSHIANQLPTTGVIYFLNGLHSKKYNRFFNYTGSKKGDVNYLEQGLKKHFSVKNALIPDVIFVDGGIAQINTVETILLAKSLKIPLFGLVKNSRHKTDHILDKFGNKLEISQNVFNLIANMQEEVDIFSKSKLRNKIIKKILTQ; encoded by the coding sequence ATGACACGATTTAAACAATTAGTAAGTAAAATTAACTTACCTAAACAAGCCGGTGTTTATAGGTTTTATGACGATCAAAAAAGATTATTATATGTTGGTAAATCTAAAAATATCTATGAACGAATTCATCAATATGCTACCGGAAGTATCAATTCGTATAAAACAGGAAAACTTTTACAAGAAACAGTTGACATCCAGTATACAATAGTTGCAAATGAGACAGAAGCTTTAGTGTTGGAAAAACGTTTGATAAGTTTGTATCAACCGAAGTACAATATTGAATTAAAAGATGATAAAGGCTACCCTTATATTCAAATTAGAAAAGACAACAAATTAATCAGTATTGATATTGTTTATAAAATAAAGCGTGGGCATAAATATTTTTCTTATGGACCTTTTTTAAAAAGAAGTGCTGCTTTTGAAATTAAAAAATTACTTGAAAGTGAATTATTGTATGAAAAGGGTGCGAAAATTACTTTTGAAAATCAAGAACAGGTTGATGATGCTTTTAATTTAAGCAAAGATATTTTACAAAAAAGAAAATGAATTAATTATTATGAACAGAAAATGAACTTTGCTATTGAAAATATGCAATACGAAATTGCACAAAAATATTTTGAGAGCATTACAGTTTTGAAACAAATGGCTCACCAGTATCAAAATGTTGATTTAAATAGTGACGAAAATTTAGATTTTATGTATTTTGACTCTGTTGGTAAAAATAATTTAGTTATTACTTTTTTATTTTATAGAAATGGTTATATGTTGTCACATCGCACTTTTTTTGTAGATATTCTATTTAGTTTAGAAAACACAATTACTAGTTTTGTCAACAATTATTACAAAAATAATTTTTTGCCTCAGTATGTATTTGTTACTGAAGAATCCAGTAGATTTTTTGAAAATCATCTTGATTTTCATATCCCAATTAAAATAGCAAGATCAAAATCACATTTACAGATTCTAGAAAATGCTAAAATCAATAATAATGATTTTATTAAAAAAGATTTAAGAATTAAATTAGAACAAGAAAATAATTTGAATAATATATTAAAACAAATGAGATATGAATTAAACTTAGAAAAAAATGATATTATTTTGCTCATTGATAATTCGCACATCGCTAATCAATTGCCAACAACTGGAGTTATTTATTTTTTAAATGGTTTGCATTCAAAAAAATATAATCGATTTTTTAATTATACTGGTAGCAAAAAAGGTGATGTTAATTATTTAGAACAAGGTTTAAAAAAGCATTTTAGTGTTAAAAATGCTTTAATTCCCGATGTTATTTTTGTAGATGGTGGTATTGCACAAATCAATACTGTAGAGACTATTTTGTTAGCAAAATCTTTAAAGATTCCTTTATTTGGGTTGGTTAAAAATAGTAGACACAAAACTGATCATATATTAGATAAATTTGGTAATAAGCTAGAAATTAGCCAAAATGTTTTTAATCTAATTGCAAATATGCAAGAAGAAGTGGATATTTTTAGCAAAAGCAAATTACGAAATAAAATTATTAAAAAAATTTTAACACAATAG